A stretch of the Lolium perenne isolate Kyuss_39 chromosome 3, Kyuss_2.0, whole genome shotgun sequence genome encodes the following:
- the LOC127344045 gene encoding diacylglycerol kinase 1, whose protein sequence is MDNSFEKNNMLKEFYIPTYIFMPESSVEQVPQIPSCPVIVFINTKSGGQLGHDLIVSYRKLLNHAQVFDLLDEAPDKVLHRLYSNLERLKRDGDTFAAEIHRRLRLIVAGGDGTAGWLLGVVSDLKLVHPPPVATVPLGTGNNLPYSFGWGKRNPGTDCESVISFLQLVKEAREINIDSWHTVMRMKCPKRSPCDPIAPSDLPHSLHAFHRVPKTDPQDMEYSYTYRGGFWNYFSMGMDAQVSYAFHSERKLHPEKFKNQLSNQKTYLKLACTQGWFCAKLSHPMSRNIAQLAKVKIMKKSGKWENLEIPQSIRSIVCLNLPSFSGGLNPWGTPSKRKQRKRDLVMPPLVDDGLLEIVGFKDAWHGLVLLSPKGHGTRLGQAHGVRFKFHRGAAEHAYMRLDGEPWKQPLPQDNGKVVVEISHAGQVKMLATKDCIAKGIHESPAMSAVHTDSSSSDDSDDDFTEERRNFGAALSFHYLSDVKKTVELAS, encoded by the exons TTTCGAGAAAAATAACATGCTGAAAGAATTCTACATTCCGACCTATATTTTTATGCCAGAGTCCTCAGTGGAGCAAGTTCCTCAAATACCCAGCTGTCCAGTGATTGTTTTTATTAACACAAAAAGTGGTGGGCAACTGGGACATGATTTAATTGTCTCGTATCGTAAGCTTCTCAATCATGCTCAG GTATTTGATCTACTTGACGAAGCTCCAGACAAAGTCTTGCACAGACTCTATAGCAACTTGGAAAGACTCAAGCGTGATGGAGATACTTTTGCTGCTGAAATCCATAGAAGATTGAGGCTAATA GTTGCTGGAGGTGATGGAACAGCAGGTTGGTTGCTTGGAGTTGTATCTGATCTCAAGCTAGTTCATCCACCTCCCGTTGCTACAGTTCCCCTAGGAACTGGAAATAACCTGCCATATTCATTTGGATGG GGTAAGAGAAATCCTGGCACGGATTGCGAGTCTGTCATATCGTTCCTACAGTTAGTAAAAGAAGCAAGAGAGATAAACATTGATAG CTGGCATACTGTCATGAGAATGAAATGCCCAAAACGTTCTCCTTGCGATCCAATTGCTCCTTCTGATTTGCCACATTCTCTGCATGCATTTCACCGTGTGCCAAAGACAGATCCACAAGATATG GAATATTCTTACACATATCGTGGGGGGTTTTGGAATTATTTCAGTATGG GAATGGATGCCCAAGTGTCTTATGCATTTCATTCTGAGAGGAAATTGCATCCAGAGAAATTCAAGAACCAGTTGTCTAATCAG AAAACATATTTAAAACTGGCATGCACACAAGGATGGTTCTGTGCCAAGTTAAGTCATCCTATGTCAAG GAATATTGCTCAACTCGCAAAAGTAAAGATAATGAAGAAATCTGGAAAATGGGAAAACTTGGAAATTCCACAGAG TATCCGGTCCATTGTTTGTCTGAATTTACCCAGCTTCTCTGGTGGACTGAATCCCTGGGGAACACCAAGTAAGAGGAAGCAAAGAAAA AGAGATTTGGTAATGCCTCCACTTGTGGATGATGGACTTCTGGAGATCGTGGGTTTCAAAGATGCTTGGCATGGTCTTGTGTTGTTATCTCCAAAAGGTCATGGCACTCGTCTCGGTCAG GCCCATGGTGTTCGATTCAAATTTCACCGGGGTGCAGCTGAACATGCTTACATGAGACTTGATGGGGAGCCCTGGAAGCAACCTCTTCCACAGGATAACGGCAAGGTCGTGGTGGAGATATCCCATGCCGGACAGGTCAAGATGCTTGCCACCAAAGACTGTATAGCTAAAGGCATCCACGAGTCCCCGGCTATGTCAGCAGTCCATACAGATTCAAGCTCCAGTGATGACTCAGACGATGACTTCACAGAGGAGAGGAGAAACTTCGGTGCTGCCTTGTCGTTCCACTACCTGAGTGATGTGAAAAAAACAGTAGAACTTGCATCCTAG